One genomic region from Rosa rugosa chromosome 1, drRosRugo1.1, whole genome shotgun sequence encodes:
- the LOC133727177 gene encoding protein FD — MLSSTGSEESNYNSSSWSSPTTTPASPFSQATPRRTMEEVWKDINLASLSDSNNSLNNNPNFRNMTLQDFLARPFGNVVSPRPDHHHHHHTTRNSPPPPPPQAVMPSPATVLSLNHLSSDQFQLFCIENLNTRPIVNINHPNSSTVSDNSFSGAYPFEGLGNQSSPSSGLVMPSGFGVGKKRLPESDRSNFGGGDRRHKRMIKNRESAARSRARKQAYTNELELEVQHLMEENARLRRQQEQSSNAAASRLPKKHSLNRSSTAPF; from the exons ATGTTGTCATCAACTGGTAGTGAAGAAAGCAACTACAACTCATCTTCCTGGTCTTCCCCCACCACAACACCCGCTTCTCCATTCTCGCAGGCAACCCCAAGAAGAACCATGGAGGAGGTCTGGAAGGACATCAACCTCGCCTCGCTTTCGGACTCCAACAACTCACTCAACAACAATCCCAACTTCAGAAACATGACCCTCCAGGACTTTCTGGCAAGGCCCTTTGGCAATGTGGTCTCTCCCAGACCcgatcaccaccaccatcaccacacCACTCGcaactctcctcctcctcctcctcctcaagcTGTGATGCCGAGCCCAGCTACTGTTCTGAGCTTGAATCATTTGAGCTCGGACCAGTTTCAGCTCTTCTGTATTGAGAATCTCAACACTAGGCCTATTGTTAACATCAACCACCCCAATAGTAGTACTGTTTCTGATAACTCTTTCAGTGGTGCTTACCCATTTGAGGGTCTCGGAAAccaatcttctccttcttctggGTTGGTTATGCCGTCGGGTTTTGGGGTCGGGAAGAAGAGGTTACCGGAATCTGATCGTAGCAACTTCGGAGGAGGAGATCGGAGACACAAGCGGATGATCAAGAATAGAGAATCTGCTGCAAGATCCAGAGCAAGGAAGCAGG CTTACACGAATGAGCTGGAGCTTGAGGTTCAGCATTTGATGGAAGAGAATGCGAGGCTGAGAAGACAGCAAGAACAG TCAAGTAATGCAGCAGCTTCTCGACTACCCAAAAAGCACAGTCTGAATCGATCATCAACAGCACCATTTTGA
- the LOC133716112 gene encoding uncharacterized protein LOC133716112 isoform X1 — protein MSWLPSAVALNCIDDFAMKQDHFSGVAAVEHIPLSHLADGRIDSASAVVLQSFAYLPRAAQRQLRPYQLILCLGSGDCATDSTFTADLGCQSPKHFDGRISGVYGYEDDAKCGMPTWICKGLTYFLICRPGLLLSLSFSSSPWMLRKGILAAGESVATWSSCCALRHSFRYYRFRWPNQLLGFLKLLEKLHRALEPDRIH, from the exons ATGTCGTGGCTTCCCTCCGCCGTCGCTCTCAATTGCATCGACGACTTCGCCATGAAGCAAGACCACTTCTCCGGCGTCGCCGCCGTCGAGCACATCCCGCTCAGCCACTTGGCCGACGGCAGGATCGACTCTGCCTCGGCTGTGGTCCTCCAATCATTCGCGTACCTCCCACGTGCCGCCCAGCGTCAGCTACGTCCTTACCAGCTCATCCTCTGCCTCGGCTCCGGCGACTGCGCCACTGACTCCACTTTCACTGCCGACCTCGGTTGTCAATCTCCGAAGCATTTCGATGGCCGGATTTCTGGCGTTTACGGCTACGAAG ATGATGCAAAATGTGGTATGCCGACATGGATCTGCAAGGGGCTTACTTATTTTCTTATTTGCAGGCCTGGTTTACTTCTATCTCTAAG CTTTTCCAGCAGTCCATGGATGCTTAGAAAGGGGATTCTTGCAGCAGGAGAATCTGTTGCAACATGGTCTTCCTGTTGTGCTCTAAG GCATAGCTTTAGATATTACAGGTTTCGTTGGCCAAACCAGCTGCTAGGATTCTTGAAGTTACTGGAAAAACTGCACAGAGCATTAGAACCCGATAGGATCCATTGA
- the LOC133716112 gene encoding uncharacterized protein LOC133716112 isoform X2, whose protein sequence is MSWLPSAVALNCIDDFAMKQDHFSGVAAVEHIPLSHLADGRIDSASAVVLQSFAYLPRAAQRQLRPYQLILCLGSGDCATDSTFTADLGCQSPKHFDGRISGVYGYEDDAKCGMPTWICKGLTYFLICRPGLLLSLSFSSSPWMLRKGILAAGESVATWSSCCALSIYRAGIALDITGFVGQTSC, encoded by the exons ATGTCGTGGCTTCCCTCCGCCGTCGCTCTCAATTGCATCGACGACTTCGCCATGAAGCAAGACCACTTCTCCGGCGTCGCCGCCGTCGAGCACATCCCGCTCAGCCACTTGGCCGACGGCAGGATCGACTCTGCCTCGGCTGTGGTCCTCCAATCATTCGCGTACCTCCCACGTGCCGCCCAGCGTCAGCTACGTCCTTACCAGCTCATCCTCTGCCTCGGCTCCGGCGACTGCGCCACTGACTCCACTTTCACTGCCGACCTCGGTTGTCAATCTCCGAAGCATTTCGATGGCCGGATTTCTGGCGTTTACGGCTACGAAG ATGATGCAAAATGTGGTATGCCGACATGGATCTGCAAGGGGCTTACTTATTTTCTTATTTGCAGGCCTGGTTTACTTCTATCTCTAAG CTTTTCCAGCAGTCCATGGATGCTTAGAAAGGGGATTCTTGCAGCAGGAGAATCTGTTGCAACATGGTCTTCCTGTTGTGCTCTAAG TATCTATCGCGCAGGCATAGCTTTAGATATTACAGGTTTCGTTGGCCAAACCAGCTGCTAG
- the LOC133740109 gene encoding uncharacterized mitochondrial protein AtMg00310-like → MAMLAKQAWRVVTNPMSLVARIFKAKYFPDTSFWMTTPHDSPSFSWRSLFSTREFLRQSSYWQIGDGNTVNIWSDCWLPGVQDFKPMDNSIATNEVQQVNDLMIQAGLWNTSLIRRLFPLAEAYAILSLPLSTRRVDDRVVWRLEKNGQFSVKTAY, encoded by the coding sequence ATGGCAATGCTTGCAAAACAAGCTTGGAGGGTAGTGACTAATCCCATGAGTTTGGTTGCTCGAATTTTCAAGGCTAAATATTTTCCGGATACTTCTTTTTGGATGACAACTCCTCATgattctccttctttctcttggAGAAGCTTGTTCTCAACAAGGGAGTTTCTAAGGCAGAGTTCCTATTGGCAAATTGGCGATGGTAATACTGTTAACATTTGGTCAGACTGTTGGTTGCCTGGTGTACAAGATTTTAAGCCGATGGATAATAGCATTGCTACTAATGAGGTTCAACAGGTTAACGATTTAATGATTCAGGCAGGATTGTGGAATACTAGTTTGATTCGAAGGCTTTTCCCATTGGCAGAGGCTTATGCTATCTTGAGCCTCCCTTTAAGTACAAGACGTGTTGATGACAGAGTTGTGTGGAGACTAGAGAAAAATGGTCAGTTTTCTGTTAAAACAGCTTATTGA